CCGTGCTAACTTATGTCAACTTGAGCCTCACCCTGGAGGAGCAGCATGTGCAGGCCAAGGGCCAGGTGGTGGTGTCCCACCCGCACTTCGGAATGGGGATCCAGTTCATCGATCTGATCCAGC
The nucleotide sequence above comes from Terriglobales bacterium. Encoded proteins:
- a CDS encoding PilZ domain-containing protein — protein: MDSRIWARLTDISLGGCYLEIMSPLPVLTYVNLSLTLEEQHVQAKGQVVVSHPHFGMGIQFIDLIQQLLQL